A genomic region of Coleofasciculus sp. FACHB-1120 contains the following coding sequences:
- a CDS encoding tetratricopeptide repeat protein codes for MTPAVAGTAATPVQIAQAQSAVDLMNQGLQLIGQAKTQEAIASFRQAAQLDPKLAPAHYNLGLALRQVGQLQPAADAFYQAVQADPNFALAYANLGAALLEGNNLEQAGDYLSRALELDPKLGVAHYNLGLVREQQGDEERAIASFKQAMQLSPKAPEPAYHLGLAYLQQNNLDEAKKAFQQAIQISPKYPEAHYNLGSILMNQGKLDEALAAFRKAAEANSNYPNAYYAAGLVFLRQGRYSDAQQVLQYAKQLYTAQGNTQWASNAEALLKRSQNP; via the coding sequence CAGGGACTTCAGCTGATCGGTCAAGCAAAAACACAAGAAGCGATCGCCTCTTTTCGACAAGCAGCCCAACTCGACCCCAAACTTGCACCCGCGCATTACAATCTGGGGCTAGCATTGCGCCAGGTGGGGCAATTGCAGCCAGCAGCGGATGCCTTTTACCAAGCAGTCCAAGCCGATCCTAACTTTGCTCTCGCCTATGCCAATTTGGGTGCAGCGCTACTAGAGGGTAATAATCTTGAGCAGGCAGGTGATTATTTGTCACGGGCGCTGGAACTCGACCCAAAGTTGGGGGTTGCTCATTACAATCTAGGTTTGGTAAGGGAACAGCAGGGAGATGAGGAGCGAGCGATCGCGTCTTTTAAACAAGCGATGCAGCTGAGTCCCAAAGCCCCAGAACCTGCTTATCATTTGGGACTCGCTTATCTACAACAAAACAACCTGGATGAAGCGAAAAAGGCATTTCAACAAGCCATTCAAATCAGCCCTAAATATCCAGAAGCCCACTATAACCTCGGTTCCATCTTGATGAATCAGGGAAAACTAGACGAAGCTCTCGCTGCCTTTCGCAAGGCAGCAGAGGCTAATTCTAACTACCCCAATGCCTACTACGCTGCCGGGTTAGTCTTCCTACGCCAAGGTCGTTACAGTGACGCCCAGCAAGTTTTGCAATATGCCAAACAACTCTACACTGCCCAAGGGAATACCCAGTGGGCTTCTAATGCAGAGGCATTATTAAAGCGATCGCAAAACCCCTAA
- a CDS encoding HNH endonuclease yields MICELCEREVERLTVHHLIPRQKTKRKHEDPGPTAKICSACHRQIHNLFDNTRLAQELNCLERLKDEPQMAKFLSWVKKQDPNKRVRVHRGNH; encoded by the coding sequence ATGATTTGCGAGTTATGTGAAAGAGAAGTGGAGCGGTTGACTGTTCATCACTTGATTCCGAGGCAGAAAACCAAGCGTAAACATGAAGATCCTGGTCCGACTGCAAAAATATGTTCTGCCTGCCATCGGCAAATACATAATTTATTTGACAATACGCGATTAGCCCAAGAACTTAACTGTTTGGAAAGGCTGAAGGACGAGCCGCAAATGGCGAAGTTTTTGTCTTGGGTGAAGAAGCAAGACCCGAATAAGCGCGTTAGAGTGCATCGGGGAAACCATTAA